A part of Aegilops tauschii subsp. strangulata cultivar AL8/78 chromosome 2, Aet v6.0, whole genome shotgun sequence genomic DNA contains:
- the LOC109782656 gene encoding inactive LRR receptor-like serine/threonine-protein kinase BIR2, translated as MSPLLLLLALALPLALATPGSASETQEDDVRCLRGVKSGLKDPDGRLSSWTFGNTSAGAVCDFSGITCWNPQESRVLGLSLAGFGLQGTVPSALKYCRSTNILDLSKNALEGPIPPALCDWLPFLVILDLSGNRFSGPLPSELANCRYLNSLKLSHNNFSGQIPASLSRLERLKSLDLSENRLDGQIPPQLSATFPKESFSGNPGLCGRPVSSHCGRD; from the coding sequence ATGTCTCCCTTGCTCCTCCTCCTGGCTCTAGCCCTCCCGCTAGCGCTAGCCACGCCGGGGTCGGCGTCGGAGACCCAGGAGGACGACGTGCGGTGCCTACGCGGCGTCAAGAGCGGTCTCAAGGACCCCGACGGCCGCCTCTCGTCGTGGACCTTCGGCAACACCTCGGCGGGCGCCGTCTGCGACTTCTCCGGAATCACCTGCTGGAACCCGCAGGAGTCGCGCGTCCTCGGGCTCTCGCTCGCCGGCTTCGGCCTCCAGGGCACCGTCCCCTCCGCGCTCAAATACTGCCGGTCCACCAACATTCTCGACCTCTCCAAGAACGCGCTCGAGGGGCCGATCCCGCCCGCGCTCTGCGACTGGCTCCCCTTCCTCGTCATCCTCGACCTCTCCGGCAACCGCTTCTCCGGGCCGCTCCCCTCCGAGCTCGCCAACTGCCGCTACCTCAACTCCCTCAAGCTCAGCCACAACAACTTCTCCGGCCAGATCCCCGCGTCGCTCTCGCGGCTGGAGCGGCTCAAGTCGCTCGACCTCTCTGAGAACCGGCTTGACGGCCAGATCCCGCCCCAGCTCAGCGCGACCTTCCCCAAGGAATCCTTCTCCGGGAACCCGGGTCTGTGTGGACGCCCTGTATCCTCGCACTGCGGCCGCGATTAG